A single genomic interval of Luteolibacter sp. Y139 harbors:
- a CDS encoding DUF2958 domain-containing protein, whose translation MEIITDRIRQKLIVNFTINCERKERGETEIDHWPVVKIFTPDGACTWLLTELDHENDLAFGICDLGLGYPEMGYVSLQELRHLRGGLGLPVERDLHFEATMSLTDYALEALKAERIIV comes from the coding sequence GTGGAAATTATTACCGACCGAATCCGACAGAAGCTGATTGTGAACTTCACGATCAACTGCGAGCGTAAGGAGCGAGGAGAGACCGAAATCGACCACTGGCCGGTTGTGAAGATATTCACACCAGACGGGGCCTGCACTTGGTTACTCACCGAGCTGGACCACGAGAACGATTTGGCGTTCGGAATATGCGATCTCGGTCTGGGCTACCCCGAAATGGGATACGTGTCACTCCAAGAACTCCGGCATCTGCGTGGCGGGCTTGGACTTCCGGTTGAGCGGGATCTTCACTTCGAAGCAACAATGAGCCTCACGGACTACGCGCTCGAAGCACTGAAGGCCGAGCGAATCATCGTCTAG
- a CDS encoding HNH endonuclease, protein MKTALFINGIYESVLEEIRAAQSDGAITNFLQPYSTRVIRMLSERAPGVDSPVPVFIATTDNLGMIGYSAEVVGWEDKRQVSAARKREMNRHLSRYQPGESDLFKERGVVGVGSVNLLTVRNLTALETLFGRSVLIKCSDGQPLKERSRSGGWSEVFDVGDLLELKPVTDEQLERETDDRVAASMRMDDKTLAKRLREAPKLPERVQLVSVGFRRNPDVIVAVLRRAKGSCEKCGKKAPFARKSDGSPYLEVHHWKPLANGGEDTVENSGRCARIVTVSVITARR, encoded by the coding sequence ATGAAGACCGCCCTATTCATCAATGGAATTTACGAATCTGTCCTGGAGGAAATCAGGGCAGCGCAGAGCGACGGGGCCATAACCAACTTTCTTCAGCCCTACTCCACGCGAGTAATACGGATGCTCTCAGAGCGGGCTCCGGGGGTGGATTCTCCGGTTCCGGTCTTCATTGCGACAACCGACAACCTTGGCATGATCGGCTATTCCGCGGAGGTTGTAGGATGGGAGGATAAACGCCAGGTCTCAGCGGCCCGGAAGCGCGAGATGAATCGGCACCTCTCACGCTACCAGCCCGGAGAATCGGATTTGTTCAAGGAGCGAGGAGTAGTGGGCGTGGGGTCGGTGAATCTGTTGACGGTTCGGAATCTCACGGCCCTTGAGACATTGTTCGGTCGATCCGTCCTGATCAAATGCAGTGACGGTCAGCCGCTGAAGGAGCGAAGCAGGTCCGGAGGGTGGAGCGAAGTATTTGACGTCGGGGATCTACTCGAACTTAAGCCGGTCACCGATGAACAGCTCGAACGGGAAACCGACGATCGGGTAGCGGCGTCCATGCGAATGGACGATAAGACCTTGGCGAAAAGGCTACGCGAGGCACCAAAGCTGCCCGAGCGTGTGCAGCTCGTTTCCGTGGGATTCAGGAGAAACCCCGACGTTATCGTTGCCGTCCTCAGAAGAGCCAAGGGAAGCTGCGAGAAGTGCGGGAAGAAGGCACCGTTCGCTAGGAAGAGCGATGGAAGCCCCTATCTGGAGGTTCACCACTGGAAGCCTCTGGCGAACGGTGGAGAGGATACGGTCGAGAACTCGGGGCGCTGTGCCCGAATTGTCACCGTGAGTGTCATCACGGCTAGACGATGA